In the Pungitius pungitius chromosome 5, fPunPun2.1, whole genome shotgun sequence genome, one interval contains:
- the dguok gene encoding deoxyguanosine kinase, mitochondrial isoform X1, producing MSAIYRCALFGRVSTSKTSWMQVMRFGCNVHLLRRTPDVLRRVGNTAGGRIKTHLSDVTMSCNSRELSSSSQNGAARVKRVSIEGNIAVGKSTFARLMQSACTDWELVAEPVSKWQNIDCGTSKWTDASAQSTVSNLLQMMYQDPERWSYTFQTYSCMTRLRTQLQPHPARLLRSKGTPVQVYERSIYSDRYIFALNMFELGSINSTEWAVYQDWHSLLVEQFGHQVELEGIIYLRAPPKKCMERLQLRGRAEETGVKLEYLDKLHAQHERWLVEKTTELHFEKLKQVAVLELDASEEFQSDPEVQEEFIRKMKNFFNAL from the exons ATGTCTGCCATCTATCGATGCGCTCTGTTCGGTCGTGTTTCCACTTCAAAAACTAGTTGGATGCAGGTGATGAGATTTGGGTGTAACGTACATCTTCTACGGAGGACACCCGACGTCCTCCGGAGAGTCGGAAACACGGCCGGAGGACGGATAAAAACTCACTTAAGTGACGTAACCATGTCTTGTAATTCAAGGGAACTGTCAAGTTCATCTCAGAATGGAGCAGCTCGAGTGAAGAGGGTTTCTATCGAGGGCAACATCG CTGTCGGAAAGTCGACCTTTGCCAGACTCATGCAGTCAGCCTGTACGGACTGGGAGCTGGTGGCAGAACCTGTCAGCAAGTGGCAGAACATTGACTGTGGGACctcaaag TGGACAGACGCGTCCGCCCAGTCGACGGTCAGCAACCTTCTGCAGATGATGTACCAGGACCCGGAGCGCTGGTCGTACACATTTCAGACATATTCCTGCATGACCCGTCTGAGGACGCAGCTGCAGCCGCATCCGGCGCGCCTACTGCGCTCAAAGGGAACACCAGTCCAGGTGTATGAGCGCTCCATCTACAGCGACAG ATACATCTTTGCCCTGAATATGTTTGAGCTGGGTAGTATCAACTCGACAGAGTGGGCAGTCTACCAGGACTGGCACTCCCTCCTGGTGGAACAGTTTGGAcaccaggtggagctggagggcaTTATCTACCTCAGAGCTCCACCAAAG AAATGTATGGAGCGTCTGCAGCTCCGGGGAAGGGCGGAAGAGACCGGAGTGAAACTGGAGTATCTGGATAAGCTGCATGCTCAACATGAGAGGTGGCTTGTTGAGAAGACCACTGA ATTACATTTTGAGAAGTTAAAACAGGTCGCTGTGTTGGAGCTGGATGCCAGTGAGGAGTTTCAGAGTGACCCAGAAGTGCAGGAGGAATTTATAAGAAAG ATGAAAAACTTCTTCAATGCTTTATGA
- the dguok gene encoding deoxyguanosine kinase, mitochondrial isoform X3: MCGLMGELSSSSQNGAARVKRVSIEGNIAVGKSTFARLMQSACTDWELVAEPVSKWQNIDCGTSKWTDASAQSTVSNLLQMMYQDPERWSYTFQTYSCMTRLRTQLQPHPARLLRSKGTPVQVYERSIYSDRYIFALNMFELGSINSTEWAVYQDWHSLLVEQFGHQVELEGIIYLRAPPKKCMERLQLRGRAEETGVKLEYLDKLHAQHERWLVEKTTELHFEKLKQVAVLELDASEEFQSDPEVQEEFIRKMKNFFNAL, from the exons ATGTGTGGATTGATGGG GGAACTGTCAAGTTCATCTCAGAATGGAGCAGCTCGAGTGAAGAGGGTTTCTATCGAGGGCAACATCG CTGTCGGAAAGTCGACCTTTGCCAGACTCATGCAGTCAGCCTGTACGGACTGGGAGCTGGTGGCAGAACCTGTCAGCAAGTGGCAGAACATTGACTGTGGGACctcaaag TGGACAGACGCGTCCGCCCAGTCGACGGTCAGCAACCTTCTGCAGATGATGTACCAGGACCCGGAGCGCTGGTCGTACACATTTCAGACATATTCCTGCATGACCCGTCTGAGGACGCAGCTGCAGCCGCATCCGGCGCGCCTACTGCGCTCAAAGGGAACACCAGTCCAGGTGTATGAGCGCTCCATCTACAGCGACAG ATACATCTTTGCCCTGAATATGTTTGAGCTGGGTAGTATCAACTCGACAGAGTGGGCAGTCTACCAGGACTGGCACTCCCTCCTGGTGGAACAGTTTGGAcaccaggtggagctggagggcaTTATCTACCTCAGAGCTCCACCAAAG AAATGTATGGAGCGTCTGCAGCTCCGGGGAAGGGCGGAAGAGACCGGAGTGAAACTGGAGTATCTGGATAAGCTGCATGCTCAACATGAGAGGTGGCTTGTTGAGAAGACCACTGA ATTACATTTTGAGAAGTTAAAACAGGTCGCTGTGTTGGAGCTGGATGCCAGTGAGGAGTTTCAGAGTGACCCAGAAGTGCAGGAGGAATTTATAAGAAAG ATGAAAAACTTCTTCAATGCTTTATGA
- the dguok gene encoding deoxyguanosine kinase, mitochondrial isoform X2 has translation MSAIYRCALFGRVSTSKTSWMQVMRFGCNVHLLRRTPDVLRRVGNTAGGRIKTHLSDVTMSCNSRELSSSSQNGAARVKRVSIEGNIAVGKSTFARLMQSACTDWELVAEPVSKWQNIDCGTSKWTDASAQSTVSNLLQMMYQDPERWSYTFQTYSCMTRLRTQLQPHPARLLRSKGTPVQVYERSIYSDRYIFALNMFELGSINSTEWAVYQDWHSLLVEQFGHQVELEGIIYLRAPPKKCMERLQLRGRAEETGVKLEYLDKLHAQHERWLVEKTTELHFEKLKQVAVLELDASEEFQSDPEVQEEFIRKQS, from the exons ATGTCTGCCATCTATCGATGCGCTCTGTTCGGTCGTGTTTCCACTTCAAAAACTAGTTGGATGCAGGTGATGAGATTTGGGTGTAACGTACATCTTCTACGGAGGACACCCGACGTCCTCCGGAGAGTCGGAAACACGGCCGGAGGACGGATAAAAACTCACTTAAGTGACGTAACCATGTCTTGTAATTCAAGGGAACTGTCAAGTTCATCTCAGAATGGAGCAGCTCGAGTGAAGAGGGTTTCTATCGAGGGCAACATCG CTGTCGGAAAGTCGACCTTTGCCAGACTCATGCAGTCAGCCTGTACGGACTGGGAGCTGGTGGCAGAACCTGTCAGCAAGTGGCAGAACATTGACTGTGGGACctcaaag TGGACAGACGCGTCCGCCCAGTCGACGGTCAGCAACCTTCTGCAGATGATGTACCAGGACCCGGAGCGCTGGTCGTACACATTTCAGACATATTCCTGCATGACCCGTCTGAGGACGCAGCTGCAGCCGCATCCGGCGCGCCTACTGCGCTCAAAGGGAACACCAGTCCAGGTGTATGAGCGCTCCATCTACAGCGACAG ATACATCTTTGCCCTGAATATGTTTGAGCTGGGTAGTATCAACTCGACAGAGTGGGCAGTCTACCAGGACTGGCACTCCCTCCTGGTGGAACAGTTTGGAcaccaggtggagctggagggcaTTATCTACCTCAGAGCTCCACCAAAG AAATGTATGGAGCGTCTGCAGCTCCGGGGAAGGGCGGAAGAGACCGGAGTGAAACTGGAGTATCTGGATAAGCTGCATGCTCAACATGAGAGGTGGCTTGTTGAGAAGACCACTGA ATTACATTTTGAGAAGTTAAAACAGGTCGCTGTGTTGGAGCTGGATGCCAGTGAGGAGTTTCAGAGTGACCCAGAAGTGCAGGAGGAATTTATAAGAAAG CAATCCTGA
- the tcn2 gene encoding transcobalamin-2, whose amino-acid sequence MLSLVIILSLLAFAFGKPCATEGLNSEFHLSLNKNLLRSLETQEGLPNPSVHLALRLSDYHNLPKESEHLNSLKNRLHNDIQSSLSNSKPIVGLLALYTLALKSSCYDLNTVTFTVSEMSETLLTHLKKQMDDEKDNIAFSHRPLTNYYQYSLGVLALCVSGIRVNNHVSNKLIKAVEMEHFKHGDSESIDTNAMAGMALQCVKDAGSHVQNAAELDTALSHIKQKLLASRRADGHIGNEFSTGLAVQALTAMGSRVAECAASMEAMRTDARSNTYSNPMALSQILPALQQKSYLTIKSKECLNEDDTLGVEAIVPVVDLASMSPVTLMVEVVASSGAAAVYSVDVPKGDSLLDALEILKGKNVGFTFEKESSLWGNFLSVVNGEQARQSDRRYWHLSSDGTALIQGINDFKIEAVQKITIKNTSY is encoded by the exons ATGCTGTCTTTGGTCATAATCTTAAGCCTACTGGCTTTTGCCTTTGGTAAACCATGTG CTACTGAAGGCTTGAACAGTGAGTTTCACCTCTCGCTCAATAAGAATCTCCTTCGCTCACTGGAGACACAAGAAGGACTCCCCAATCCCAGCGTCCACTTGGCCTTACGGCTTTCTGATTACCACAACCTTCCCAAGGAGAGTGAACACCTGAATAGCTTGAAAAATCGTTTGCACAATGACATTCAAAG TTCTCTCTCTAACAGCAAGCCCATTGTCGGCCTCTTGGCACTGTACACTTTGGCTTTGAAGTCCTCCTGTTATGACTTAAACACAGTGACCTTCACAGTTAGTGAGATGAGTGAGACGCTGCTGACACACCTAAAGAAGCAGATGGATGACGAAAAAGACAATATTGCGT TCAGCCACCGCCCTTTGACCAACTATTACCAGTATTCTCTTGGTGTGCTTGCTCTCTGCGTGAGCGGCATAAGGGTCAACAACCATGTCAGCAACAAGCTCATCAAGGCAGTTGAAATGGAACACTTCAAACATGGAGACTCCGAAAGTATTG ATACCAATGCCATGGCTGGAATGGCACTTCAGTGTGTGAAGGACGCTGGTTCTCACGTGCAGAACGCTGCTGAGCTCGACACAGCCCTCAGCCATATCAAGCAGAAGCTCTTGGCCTCCCGTCGGGCCGACGGTCACATCGGCAATGAGTTCAGCACTGGCCTCGCAGTGCAG GCATTAACAGCTATGGGCAGCCGAGTTGCAGAGTGCGCTGCCTCAATGGAGGCCATGAGGACGGATGCCAGAAGCAACACGTACAGCAACCCCATGGCCCTATCTCAGATTCTTCCAGCTCTCCAGCAGAAATCCTACCTGACTATTAAAAGCAAAGAGTGCCTCAATGAGGACG ACACTTTGGGGGTGGAGGCCATAGTTCCTGTGGTGGATTTGGCAAGCATGTCCCCGGTGACCTTGATGGTGGAAGTGGTGGCGTCCAGTGGGGCAGCTGCTGTTTACTCTGTGGATGTGCCAAAGGGAGACTCTCTATTGGATGCCCTTGAAATTCTCAAGGGCAAGAATGTTGGCTTCAC GTTTGAGAAGGAGTCCAGCCTGTGGGGTAACTTCTTAAGTGTGGTAAATGGAGAGCAGGCTAGACAGAGCGACCGCAGATACTGGCACCTCTCCTCTGATGGCACTGCACTCATTCAGG gtATAAATGATTTCAAGATTGAGGCTGTGCAAAAAATAACCATCAAAAACACAAGCTACTAG
- the ccdc117 gene encoding coiled-coil domain-containing protein 117 isoform X1, which translates to MCTSSNRMTDWIIVHRPAPTSSERGYLPAMYSFSGPTSLPEFELGSASTSGHLQRATLSNNSWETRSLRKHRRTVEDEGCTAKRRRLMFEAEVGISENSSTATRRDWSANGSPPAPAVPKPRPAPQPSSALPRPEVESSCMEVEAAQRKLQEIEDRITLEDDDEDEDLDLEPAPRRPVLVMSDSLKEGLQRGISDILPHTVAQSVSHSCMELVLWRPPDDPFCRKRKGTVQRQRKQLIVSQQPPTPCSSPTPPSASSPPADPQSSPYVFPVPHSSGVEDMEM; encoded by the exons ATGTGCACCTCCTCAAATCGTATGACCGACTGGATCATCGTGCATCGTCCTGCTCCCACAAGCAGTGAACGGGGGTATCTGCCAGCCATGTATTCATTTTCGGGCCCCACAAGCCTTCCAGAATTTGAACTCGGATCTGCAAGTACCTCTGGTCACCTACAGAGAGCCACTCTATCCAACAA CAGTTGGGAGACAAGATCCCTCAGGAAGCACAGGAGGACAGTTGAAGATGA GGGATGCACTGCCAAAAGGAGGCGGTTAATGTTTGAGGCAGAAGTCGGCATTTCGGAGAACTCGAGCACCGCCACGCGCCGTGACTGGTCCGCTAATGGCAGCCCTCCTGCGCCTGCTGTTCCAAAGCCCCGTCCTGCACCTCAGCCCTCCTCGGCTCTCCCCCGCCCCGAGGTAGAGAGCTCCTGCATGGAGGTAGAGGCAGCTCAGAGGAAACTGCAGGAGATCGAAGACAG AATAACACTGGAAGATGACGATGAGGATGAAGATCTGGATTTAGAGCCAGCCCCGAGGAGGCCTGTGTTGGTGATGTCTGACAGTTTGAAGGAGGGTCTACAGCGTGGCATCAGCGACATCCTACCGCACACAGTAGCCCAGTCTGT GAGCCATTCCTGTATGGAGCTGGTGTTGTGGCGACCACCCGACGATCCCTTCTGTCGCAAGCGAAAGGGCACAGTGCAGAGACAGCGTAAACAGCTGATAGTATCTCAGCAACCGCCAACCCCGTGTTCATCGCCCACCCCTCCCAGCGCCTCCAGTCCTCCTGCAGACCCACAATCTTCTCCGtatgtttttcctgtgcccCACAGCTCTGGCGTGGAGGACATGGAAATGTAG
- the ccdc117 gene encoding coiled-coil domain-containing protein 117 isoform X2, with translation MCTSSNRMTDWIIVHRPAPTSSERGYLPAMYSFSGPTSLPEFELGSASTSGHLQRATLSNNWETRSLRKHRRTVEDEGCTAKRRRLMFEAEVGISENSSTATRRDWSANGSPPAPAVPKPRPAPQPSSALPRPEVESSCMEVEAAQRKLQEIEDRITLEDDDEDEDLDLEPAPRRPVLVMSDSLKEGLQRGISDILPHTVAQSVSHSCMELVLWRPPDDPFCRKRKGTVQRQRKQLIVSQQPPTPCSSPTPPSASSPPADPQSSPYVFPVPHSSGVEDMEM, from the exons ATGTGCACCTCCTCAAATCGTATGACCGACTGGATCATCGTGCATCGTCCTGCTCCCACAAGCAGTGAACGGGGGTATCTGCCAGCCATGTATTCATTTTCGGGCCCCACAAGCCTTCCAGAATTTGAACTCGGATCTGCAAGTACCTCTGGTCACCTACAGAGAGCCACTCTATCCAACAA TTGGGAGACAAGATCCCTCAGGAAGCACAGGAGGACAGTTGAAGATGA GGGATGCACTGCCAAAAGGAGGCGGTTAATGTTTGAGGCAGAAGTCGGCATTTCGGAGAACTCGAGCACCGCCACGCGCCGTGACTGGTCCGCTAATGGCAGCCCTCCTGCGCCTGCTGTTCCAAAGCCCCGTCCTGCACCTCAGCCCTCCTCGGCTCTCCCCCGCCCCGAGGTAGAGAGCTCCTGCATGGAGGTAGAGGCAGCTCAGAGGAAACTGCAGGAGATCGAAGACAG AATAACACTGGAAGATGACGATGAGGATGAAGATCTGGATTTAGAGCCAGCCCCGAGGAGGCCTGTGTTGGTGATGTCTGACAGTTTGAAGGAGGGTCTACAGCGTGGCATCAGCGACATCCTACCGCACACAGTAGCCCAGTCTGT GAGCCATTCCTGTATGGAGCTGGTGTTGTGGCGACCACCCGACGATCCCTTCTGTCGCAAGCGAAAGGGCACAGTGCAGAGACAGCGTAAACAGCTGATAGTATCTCAGCAACCGCCAACCCCGTGTTCATCGCCCACCCCTCCCAGCGCCTCCAGTCCTCCTGCAGACCCACAATCTTCTCCGtatgtttttcctgtgcccCACAGCTCTGGCGTGGAGGACATGGAAATGTAG